From a single Labrenzia sp. PHM005 genomic region:
- a CDS encoding GyrI-like domain-containing protein, with product MPDFKVVTTQEIPYFYIQETCSMDPKDIGAAMGRAFQTVWEFLQSNGVATTGKALAVYHTYDPEQMTFQAGFSVAPDAAAKASDPVKFDQTPTGEVLYFQHKGAYSKLRDSYGLMMAYAEQNGLIIGAPAWEIYVNDPATTPEDELLTDVFVMLG from the coding sequence ATGCCGGACTTCAAAGTGGTGACCACCCAAGAAATCCCCTATTTCTACATACAGGAAACCTGCAGCATGGACCCGAAAGACATCGGCGCTGCGATGGGACGAGCTTTTCAGACGGTCTGGGAGTTTTTGCAATCAAACGGTGTTGCGACAACCGGTAAGGCGCTGGCGGTCTATCACACCTATGATCCGGAGCAGATGACATTTCAGGCCGGATTTTCCGTCGCTCCTGATGCGGCCGCCAAAGCATCCGACCCGGTCAAGTTCGACCAAACGCCGACCGGAGAAGTGCTCTATTTTCAGCACAAGGGCGCCTATTCGAAACTGCGCGACAGCTATGGCCTGATGATGGCTTATGCGGAGCAGAATGGTTTAATCATTGGCGCACCGGCTTGGGAAATCTATGTGAACGATCCCGCAACCACCCCGGAAGACGAACTGTTAACCGACGTTTTTGTGATGCTTGGATAA
- a CDS encoding DUF6768 family protein, whose translation MDKLDKLIEDAMKGEDRVLFEDTKELGYFALGLKQFRGKLGWVTWVIMVTQSLMFLAGIWCLYELYIASDALLAVKWGVTAATLILIATNLKLSIWPQMQADRILRELKRVELMLLNRN comes from the coding sequence ATGGACAAGCTCGACAAGCTGATCGAAGATGCCATGAAGGGTGAAGACCGTGTTCTTTTTGAAGATACCAAAGAACTTGGATATTTCGCCCTTGGACTGAAGCAGTTCCGCGGCAAGCTCGGCTGGGTCACTTGGGTGATCATGGTCACTCAGAGCCTGATGTTTTTGGCTGGGATCTGGTGCCTCTATGAGCTTTACATCGCATCTGACGCACTGCTGGCCGTCAAGTGGGGTGTGACAGCAGCGACTTTAATCCTGATCGCCACCAACCTGAAACTCAGCATTTGGCCGCAAATGCAGGCGGACAGGATCTTGCGCGAACTGAAAAGGGTTGAACTGATGCTGCTCAACCGAAACTGA
- a CDS encoding RNA polymerase sigma factor, producing the protein MTDNRLQKVRALEALLVLDAKAGNKKALEQLVALRGDRLYAHAARLAGDREAARDIVQEAWVQILRSLPGLTDETSFLPWALCIVSRRVAAFIQTRQKDRRLAEDFAPEAPQVFTLDTDQILDAPKVREILHQLPPVHHATIALFYLEDMSVAEVAKALDVPIGTVKTRLMTARAILRNYLEGDQNGQARQADRRCHEG; encoded by the coding sequence ATGACTGACAACCGGCTGCAGAAAGTCAGGGCATTGGAAGCTCTGCTGGTGCTCGACGCCAAGGCAGGGAACAAAAAGGCTCTTGAACAACTCGTGGCTCTGCGCGGCGACCGTCTTTATGCGCATGCTGCACGGTTGGCCGGAGATCGGGAGGCTGCTCGCGACATAGTCCAGGAGGCCTGGGTGCAGATCCTGCGCAGCTTGCCAGGGCTCACAGATGAAACGTCGTTTCTGCCCTGGGCGCTCTGCATTGTCTCGCGCCGGGTTGCGGCCTTTATCCAGACTCGGCAGAAGGACCGTAGGCTGGCCGAAGACTTTGCTCCAGAAGCACCACAGGTGTTCACACTGGATACGGACCAGATACTCGATGCGCCGAAAGTCCGCGAGATTTTGCACCAGCTCCCACCAGTTCACCACGCCACAATCGCTCTTTTTTATCTGGAAGATATGAGCGTCGCTGAGGTCGCAAAGGCCCTAGACGTGCCCATCGGAACAGTCAAGACCCGGCTGATGACGGCGCGGGCAATTCTAAGAAATTACCTTGAAGGAGACCAAAATGGACAAGCTCGACAAGCTGATCGAAGATGCCATGAAGGGTGA
- a CDS encoding VOC family protein → MSIVSLDNTITLALSVRDRHASAEWYEKTLGFKLRMHIDEAGWSELQTNTDGVTLGLGEQTEPQPGNSVPVFGVADIASARSALEEADVKFDGETETIDGMVSIATFYDPDGNALMLAQDLSS, encoded by the coding sequence ATGTCGATTGTTTCATTGGACAACACCATCACCCTGGCTCTTTCCGTGCGGGACCGGCATGCCAGCGCCGAATGGTATGAAAAGACACTCGGCTTCAAGCTCCGTATGCATATTGACGAAGCTGGCTGGAGCGAACTGCAAACAAACACAGATGGCGTCACCCTGGGATTGGGTGAACAAACGGAACCGCAACCCGGCAACAGTGTTCCGGTGTTTGGTGTCGCCGACATTGCGAGCGCACGGTCAGCCTTGGAAGAAGCCGATGTGAAGTTTGACGGGGAAACCGAGACCATTGATGGCATGGTCAGCATCGCGACTTTTTACGATCCGGACGGCAATGCCTTGATGCTGGCTCAAGACCTGTCCTCGTGA
- the ilvD gene encoding dihydroxy-acid dehydratase: protein MPPYRSRTSTHGRNMAGARGLWRATGMKDDDFGKPIIAISNSFTQFVPGHVHLKDLGQLVAREVEKAGGVAKEFNTIAVDDGIAMGHDGMLYSLPSREVISDAVEYMVNGHCADALVCISNCDKITPGMLNAAMRLNIPVVFVSGGPMEAGKVVFENGEAKSIDLIDAMIAAADDSMSDADVLQMEQNACPTCGSCSGMFTANSMNCLTEALGLALPGNGSTLATHADRERLFVEAGHLIVDLAKRYYEQDDESVLPRNIANFKAFENAMSLDISMGGSTNTILHLLAASYEGDIGFTMDDIDRLSKKVPVLCKVAPAVENIHMEDVHRAGGIMGILGELDRAGLLHSDNPTVHSASMKEALARWDVVQTNSDSVHQFYKAAPGGVPTQVAFSQDRRWDDLDTDRSAGVIRDAEHAYSKDGGLAVLYGNIAEDGCVVKTAGVDESILTFTGPARIFESQDSAVSAILTNKVKEGDVVLIRYEGPRGGPGMQEMLYPTSYLKSKGLGKACALITDGRFSGGSSGLSIGHISPEAAEGGAIGLVEEGDIIVIDIPNRVLKVDLSDEVLAERRAAMDAKGADGWKPLEKRTRKVSTALRAYAKMTTSASKGAFRQVD from the coding sequence ATGCCTCCATATCGTTCAAGAACATCCACCCATGGCCGGAACATGGCCGGTGCCCGCGGCCTCTGGCGCGCAACAGGTATGAAGGATGATGATTTTGGCAAACCGATCATCGCGATTTCCAACTCCTTCACCCAGTTTGTGCCGGGCCATGTGCACCTGAAGGATCTCGGCCAGCTGGTGGCACGGGAAGTGGAAAAGGCAGGCGGTGTTGCCAAGGAATTCAACACCATCGCGGTGGATGACGGCATCGCTATGGGCCATGACGGCATGCTGTATTCACTGCCCAGCCGGGAAGTCATTTCTGACGCTGTGGAATATATGGTCAACGGCCACTGCGCGGATGCGCTGGTTTGTATTTCCAATTGCGACAAGATCACCCCGGGCATGCTCAATGCCGCCATGCGGCTGAACATTCCGGTGGTGTTTGTCTCCGGCGGGCCGATGGAAGCCGGCAAGGTTGTTTTTGAAAACGGTGAAGCCAAATCCATCGATCTGATCGATGCCATGATCGCAGCAGCTGACGACAGCATGTCGGATGCCGATGTTCTTCAAATGGAACAAAATGCCTGCCCGACCTGCGGCTCGTGTTCAGGTATGTTTACGGCCAACTCCATGAACTGCTTGACCGAAGCTCTGGGGCTGGCGTTGCCGGGCAACGGTTCGACACTTGCGACCCATGCAGACCGCGAGCGCCTGTTTGTGGAAGCAGGGCACCTGATTGTTGATCTGGCCAAACGCTACTACGAGCAGGACGATGAAAGCGTTTTGCCGCGCAACATCGCCAATTTCAAAGCCTTCGAAAATGCCATGAGCCTCGACATTTCCATGGGCGGCTCGACCAATACGATCCTGCACTTGCTGGCCGCGTCTTATGAAGGCGATATCGGCTTCACCATGGATGACATCGACCGGTTGTCAAAAAAGGTTCCTGTGTTGTGTAAGGTCGCTCCGGCGGTTGAAAACATCCACATGGAAGATGTTCACCGCGCTGGCGGCATCATGGGAATTTTGGGTGAACTCGACCGGGCAGGGCTGCTCCATTCGGATAATCCAACCGTTCACTCCGCTTCCATGAAGGAAGCCTTGGCGCGTTGGGATGTCGTTCAGACCAATTCCGATAGCGTGCACCAGTTCTATAAGGCAGCGCCCGGCGGTGTGCCGACACAGGTTGCGTTCAGCCAGGACCGGCGCTGGGATGATCTTGACACCGACCGCAGCGCTGGTGTGATCCGCGATGCCGAGCATGCTTATTCCAAGGACGGTGGTCTGGCGGTTCTTTATGGCAATATTGCCGAAGATGGCTGCGTGGTGAAAACCGCCGGTGTGGATGAGAGCATTTTGACCTTCACCGGACCAGCCCGGATCTTTGAGAGCCAGGACAGTGCCGTTTCCGCGATCCTGACCAACAAGGTCAAGGAAGGCGATGTGGTGCTGATCCGCTATGAAGGCCCGCGCGGCGGTCCGGGCATGCAGGAGATGCTCTATCCGACCTCCTATCTGAAGTCCAAGGGACTTGGCAAAGCCTGTGCGCTGATCACAGACGGCCGTTTCTCCGGCGGATCTTCGGGACTGTCCATCGGCCACATTTCACCGGAAGCGGCGGAAGGCGGCGCCATTGGTCTGGTGGAAGAGGGCGACATCATTGTCATCGACATCCCGAACCGGGTGTTGAAAGTCGATCTTTCCGATGAAGTGCTGGCTGAGCGCCGTGCTGCCATGGATGCTAAAGGCGCTGACGGTTGGAAGCCTCTGGAGAAACGCACTCGCAAGGTTTCTACGGCGCTGCGCGCTTATGCCAAGATGACGACATCTGCTTCAAAAGGAGCATTCCGTCAGGTGGATTGA
- a CDS encoding transcriptional regulator translates to MEIELLVKLTSKAWSLKILSLLHSGVPGRQAALIAATGASRTSFASSLAHLGQLGLLEKNPGHGHPLRPEFRLTKKGIEAAAMAHRILEAVPDDAAVHLLRRSWVVPILAVTGTPQRFSNIRSGLAPVTDRALSQALSILEDQDWLKRDIIVSARTPFPIYHAANTGWHINQAIGLSV, encoded by the coding sequence ATGGAAATTGAGCTTCTTGTCAAGCTCACGTCAAAGGCGTGGTCTTTAAAAATCCTATCTCTGTTGCATTCAGGTGTGCCAGGGCGGCAAGCTGCATTGATCGCCGCAACAGGGGCCAGCCGGACATCCTTTGCTTCAAGTCTGGCACATCTGGGTCAATTGGGCCTTCTTGAGAAAAATCCAGGTCACGGTCATCCTTTGCGGCCAGAATTCCGTTTAACGAAGAAGGGGATTGAGGCTGCTGCCATGGCGCATAGAATTCTGGAGGCCGTCCCAGATGACGCAGCCGTTCATCTCCTTCGCCGGAGTTGGGTTGTCCCGATACTGGCTGTGACAGGAACACCGCAGCGCTTTTCGAATATCAGGTCCGGGCTGGCACCGGTGACAGACCGTGCTTTATCGCAGGCACTTTCAATCCTGGAAGATCAGGACTGGTTGAAGCGCGATATTATTGTTTCTGCCCGGACGCCGTTCCCAATTTATCATGCAGCAAATACTGGTTGGCACATCAATCAGGCCATCGGCCTGTCTGTCTAG
- a CDS encoding metal-dependent hydrolase encodes MDSLTQFVLGAAVSTVCLGKTIGLRKAALLGGLLGTVPDLDVFLPFDDPVDSFVYHRGWTHSIFVHALAAPLFGELLVRLVKGLKDHRWLTYLTVYLCFATHAIIDAMTVYGTRIFWPFYPDPVGAGSVFIIDPFYTLPLLAIVVWAFFKKDWSQRFGGWIRGVLTITTTYMVASLGIQSYVEHRAQQIFAKSGPVPDKIYAIAAPFNIALWKVIGLDKDRYQNLYFSLFDGAQSPEIYAHPRRPELVACLESSAAYQKLEWFSRGFNRAELLDGKVVMSDLRMGLTPGYAFRFAIGEQTDAGIVPMAPERDLSQRRVSDEDFQWLGERLMGRPAIRAAEVPDRHQQADKPVERAC; translated from the coding sequence ATGGATTCACTTACTCAATTTGTTCTCGGCGCGGCGGTGTCAACGGTTTGCCTTGGCAAAACAATCGGACTGCGTAAGGCTGCGCTTTTGGGAGGCTTGTTGGGGACAGTTCCGGATCTGGACGTCTTTCTTCCCTTTGACGACCCGGTCGACAGTTTTGTCTATCATCGCGGGTGGACCCATTCGATCTTTGTGCATGCGCTCGCCGCGCCTTTGTTCGGAGAGTTGTTGGTCCGTCTGGTCAAAGGATTGAAGGACCACCGCTGGCTGACCTATCTAACCGTTTATCTGTGTTTTGCAACGCACGCGATCATCGATGCCATGACCGTTTATGGCACCCGGATATTCTGGCCTTTTTATCCCGACCCCGTTGGGGCAGGGTCGGTTTTCATCATCGACCCTTTTTACACCCTGCCGCTGCTGGCTATTGTGGTCTGGGCGTTTTTCAAAAAGGACTGGTCGCAGCGTTTCGGCGGCTGGATAAGGGGTGTTTTGACCATTACCACGACCTATATGGTGGCCTCTCTTGGCATTCAAAGTTATGTCGAACATCGCGCGCAGCAGATTTTTGCAAAATCAGGACCTGTTCCGGACAAGATTTATGCCATTGCGGCGCCCTTCAACATTGCGCTTTGGAAAGTGATCGGCCTAGACAAAGACCGGTATCAGAACCTGTATTTCTCTTTGTTCGATGGGGCGCAATCACCAGAGATCTATGCACATCCGCGTCGCCCGGAATTGGTCGCCTGCCTTGAAAGCTCGGCAGCTTACCAAAAGCTGGAGTGGTTCAGCCGGGGATTTAACCGGGCAGAGTTGCTGGACGGAAAGGTGGTCATGTCTGACCTGCGTATGGGGCTGACCCCAGGCTACGCGTTCCGTTTTGCCATCGGCGAACAGACAGATGCTGGCATTGTGCCAATGGCGCCGGAACGTGACCTATCGCAGCGCCGCGTCAGCGATGAAGACTTCCAGTGGCTGGGTGAGCGCCTTATGGGGCGCCCGGCTATCCGGGCAGCTGAAGTCCCGGATAGACACCAGCAAGCCGATAAGCCGGTAGAACGGGCCTGCTAG
- a CDS encoding EAL domain-containing protein, whose protein sequence is MTGLATADKTLLDMVWVLVAAGFVFFMQVGFMLLEAGAVRSKNSINVVQKNLLDFAISVAVFSFFGYMLVLGSGGNWFAGIDSRLFMLSDLDPWTFTVFTFQVMFCGTAATIVSGAVAERMRLFAYIICTVLTAGILYPIFAHWVWGRVLFESGQALLADKGFVDFAGATVVHGTGAWVALAACIIIGPRLGRFDEKGRPVRINGYSAVIATAGAMVLAVGWIGFNGGALLGVSWDVAGIIINTVLASSAGVIAGFCFGFVRDRLLLPENSICGLLGGLVAVTAGCHILTPAGAFVIGFAGGAVAVTGALILERVFKIDDPVSAISIHGFAGGCGTLGFIFLVPAENLPLGSYLPQFWVQLQGVWVNFIWCFGTACLVLGTVNRFFALRVDYESEDRGLNEAEHGTRLGIGHVEDALDRLIGGKADLSLRLEVSRGDEAERMTRLFNLLMDSIQNEEQAITRAKDVKRTREEAERLSALANATFDAIVITVDGQILDGNAALAGLLGYSIKDLEMRSFQEFFHHEGVEELEKHLAEAGEQAREFIILNRDGLEVPVEIRTREISYRGKPTRVSALVDLSDRKVAEAQILHLAQHDPLTDLSNRTVFNRNLEKLIGLETITDIKGALLLLDLDRFKEINDTHGHPVGDTVIKQTAERLKSITRGGDTVARLGGDEFAVILKGIETAEVSEDMALRLVNRLSDPIECDDGLVVQPSVSIGVTMIMAQNSADKTINDADVALYKAKSKGRNTFCLFQDGMGDEVRQRRILEQDLAEGIVNDEFRLFFQPRYDIGNQKISGYEALIRWNHPERGVVSPAEFIPIAESSGKIDQIGKWVLREALEAAKAVPDAKISVNVSPVQFRDVDFVSDVEAAITASGVSANRLELEITETTLIEDDSRALAILTAIKDLGAKVALDDFGVGYSSLSCLSRFPFDYIKIDRSFVEDTEENANSMAIIETVVRLGNLLNMRIVAEGVEDLDKLLLLANCGCDEVQGYYIGMPAPLDSIVRTVDPSLALAHKHGAKHSPEDPKVVGFTTSK, encoded by the coding sequence GTGACGGGGTTGGCAACGGCAGACAAAACCCTGCTCGATATGGTCTGGGTTCTGGTCGCGGCCGGGTTCGTGTTTTTTATGCAAGTCGGCTTCATGTTGCTGGAAGCCGGGGCTGTCCGGTCCAAGAATTCCATCAATGTGGTTCAAAAGAACCTATTGGACTTTGCGATTTCCGTCGCCGTCTTCTCCTTCTTTGGTTACATGCTGGTCCTGGGAAGTGGCGGGAACTGGTTTGCCGGAATTGATTCCAGGCTGTTCATGCTCAGTGACCTGGATCCTTGGACTTTCACGGTTTTTACCTTCCAGGTGATGTTCTGCGGGACTGCGGCAACGATTGTTTCGGGCGCGGTTGCCGAGCGTATGCGCCTCTTTGCGTATATCATTTGTACTGTTCTAACCGCTGGTATCCTCTATCCAATTTTTGCCCACTGGGTGTGGGGGCGGGTGCTGTTTGAGAGTGGCCAGGCCTTGCTGGCGGACAAAGGTTTTGTCGATTTTGCCGGTGCTACAGTGGTTCACGGCACCGGGGCCTGGGTTGCGCTGGCCGCCTGTATCATTATCGGCCCCAGACTTGGCCGCTTTGATGAGAAGGGCAGGCCGGTTCGGATCAATGGCTACAGTGCTGTTATCGCCACTGCAGGAGCGATGGTTCTGGCAGTGGGTTGGATTGGTTTCAATGGCGGTGCTCTTTTGGGAGTGTCCTGGGATGTCGCTGGGATCATTATCAACACGGTACTGGCATCTTCGGCCGGCGTTATCGCGGGATTTTGCTTCGGTTTTGTAAGAGACCGTCTATTGCTGCCGGAAAACTCGATTTGCGGGCTCTTGGGCGGGTTGGTCGCGGTTACAGCCGGCTGCCATATTCTAACGCCAGCCGGAGCATTTGTAATTGGGTTTGCGGGCGGGGCTGTTGCTGTAACCGGAGCCTTGATACTTGAACGGGTTTTCAAGATTGATGACCCTGTTTCTGCAATTAGCATTCATGGTTTTGCGGGTGGCTGCGGCACATTGGGTTTCATTTTCCTGGTGCCAGCGGAAAACCTGCCTTTGGGAAGCTATTTGCCGCAATTTTGGGTTCAGCTGCAGGGTGTTTGGGTCAACTTCATTTGGTGTTTCGGCACAGCATGCCTGGTACTTGGAACTGTCAACCGGTTCTTTGCCCTGCGTGTTGATTACGAAAGCGAAGATCGAGGTCTCAATGAAGCGGAACACGGCACACGTCTTGGCATTGGCCATGTCGAAGATGCGCTTGACCGGTTGATCGGTGGCAAAGCAGATCTGTCCCTTCGCCTGGAGGTTTCCAGAGGCGATGAAGCAGAGCGCATGACCCGCCTGTTTAATTTGCTGATGGATTCGATCCAGAACGAAGAGCAGGCGATCACCCGGGCAAAGGATGTCAAACGCACCCGCGAGGAGGCTGAACGGTTATCCGCTTTGGCAAATGCGACTTTCGATGCGATCGTGATTACGGTTGACGGCCAGATCCTTGATGGCAACGCGGCCCTGGCCGGTTTGCTTGGCTACTCGATCAAAGATCTTGAAATGCGCAGCTTTCAGGAGTTTTTCCATCATGAAGGTGTTGAGGAACTTGAAAAACACCTGGCCGAAGCTGGCGAGCAAGCGCGCGAGTTTATCATCCTGAACCGTGATGGGCTTGAAGTTCCGGTCGAAATCCGCACGCGGGAGATTTCCTATCGCGGCAAACCGACCCGCGTGTCTGCATTGGTCGACTTGAGCGACCGAAAAGTTGCTGAAGCGCAGATTTTGCATCTGGCGCAACACGATCCGCTGACTGATTTGTCTAACCGGACGGTGTTCAATCGGAACCTAGAAAAGTTGATCGGGCTGGAAACAATTACCGATATCAAGGGCGCCTTGTTGTTGCTTGACCTCGACCGGTTCAAGGAGATCAACGACACCCACGGTCACCCGGTCGGCGACACCGTGATCAAACAAACGGCGGAACGGCTGAAGTCAATTACCCGCGGAGGGGATACGGTCGCCCGGCTTGGAGGTGACGAATTTGCGGTAATATTGAAGGGAATCGAAACTGCAGAAGTGAGCGAAGATATGGCGCTCCGGCTGGTGAACCGGTTGTCCGATCCAATCGAATGCGACGATGGGCTGGTGGTCCAGCCGAGTGTCAGTATCGGTGTGACCATGATCATGGCTCAAAACTCGGCTGACAAGACAATCAACGATGCGGATGTGGCGCTCTATAAGGCCAAGAGCAAAGGCCGCAACACGTTCTGCCTCTTCCAAGACGGTATGGGCGACGAAGTCCGTCAGCGCCGTATTCTTGAACAGGATCTTGCGGAAGGCATCGTCAACGATGAATTCCGGCTTTTCTTCCAACCGCGCTATGACATCGGAAATCAGAAGATATCCGGATATGAGGCTTTGATCCGTTGGAACCACCCGGAACGCGGCGTTGTAAGTCCAGCAGAGTTTATTCCAATTGCAGAAAGCAGCGGAAAAATTGATCAAATCGGCAAATGGGTTTTGCGGGAAGCCCTGGAGGCTGCCAAAGCGGTTCCAGATGCCAAGATCAGTGTCAATGTATCGCCTGTTCAGTTCCGCGATGTGGACTTTGTCAGTGACGTTGAAGCGGCAATTACAGCATCCGGCGTATCCGCAAATCGGCTGGAGTTGGAAATTACAGAAACCACGCTGATTGAGGATGACAGCCGCGCACTGGCAATCCTCACAGCGATAAAGGACCTTGGTGCCAAAGTGGCCCTGGATGACTTTGGTGTTGGTTATTCCTCGTTGTCATGTTTGAGCCGGTTTCCGTTTGACTACATCAAGATCGACCGGTCGTTCGTTGAGGACACCGAAGAGAACGCCAATTCAATGGCAATCATTGAAACAGTCGTTCGTTTGGGCAACTTGCTGAACATGCGGATTGTGGCAGAAGGCGTGGAAGATCTAGACAAACTGCTGCTGTTGGCGAATTGCGGTTGTGACGAAGTGCAGGGCTATTACATCGGTATGCCGGCCCCTCTCGACAGCATTGTCCGGACCGTTGATCCGTCCTTGGCACTAGCTCATAAGCATGGAGCTAAACACTCGCCGGAAGATCCCAAAGTCGTTGGTTTTACAACGTCGAAATAG
- a CDS encoding GGDEF domain-containing protein, which produces MDIQLIIFEYFLSSFPDTSIESRCSAPPIPQLYQGHKGRIVVYIFNFPIPSLSVLKITYFMNLDVKTLFMVVTQGYFTGALILGVLAVTVRSIPKTIRAGWGLWSLCLLLSGLGALLIGQRGAIPDYLSIVAANAFLTISFGLTPNATALLNNKKMPYLSLPVLGTVGWFALYSFDFFREDTFLRVIYVNVFCLIGILLCLRESLQLDRQQISSWFLTVAFVLDAVVRVSFIVPHLQQQYPSLLVSYETMHLQICMLVLIGTIVIKVVGISVSIFEIQRQQFREESEKDALTGLLNQRGFLRTASVQTEKHSLPITNYALVLMEIDDLRSIEKRYGASMMDALLKLFAQISRFSTPQDVIAGVDRNGQIALYLPQSDQTGANSYARRISKTLITKSRSASGSQVSTTMSAGIFAGSNETPLQRALEIAGNCLHQARKNGGNKIITHEPGNRGQLKHTDADIPFARRLKTPVQNPSS; this is translated from the coding sequence TTGGATATTCAACTCATAATCTTTGAATATTTTTTATCTTCATTTCCAGATACTTCCATCGAAAGCCGATGCTCTGCACCACCTATCCCGCAACTATATCAGGGACACAAAGGGCGAATTGTTGTATACATTTTCAACTTTCCGATTCCGTCACTTTCCGTCTTGAAGATCACATATTTTATGAATCTGGACGTCAAAACCCTCTTTATGGTGGTCACTCAAGGGTACTTTACTGGTGCCCTCATCCTTGGTGTCCTTGCAGTTACAGTCCGGTCAATTCCCAAAACAATTCGGGCCGGATGGGGACTGTGGTCGCTGTGCCTGCTGTTATCCGGGCTAGGTGCATTGTTGATCGGGCAGCGCGGTGCCATTCCCGATTATCTGAGCATTGTTGCCGCAAATGCGTTTTTAACAATCAGCTTTGGACTGACACCAAATGCAACGGCGTTGTTGAACAACAAGAAGATGCCGTACCTCTCCTTGCCAGTACTAGGAACAGTCGGTTGGTTTGCGCTGTATAGCTTTGATTTTTTTCGCGAAGATACGTTTCTCCGGGTGATTTATGTAAATGTGTTTTGTCTAATCGGCATATTGCTGTGTCTGCGTGAAAGTCTGCAATTAGACCGCCAACAGATCAGCAGCTGGTTTTTAACGGTGGCTTTTGTTCTTGATGCTGTTGTCCGTGTGAGTTTTATCGTTCCACACCTACAACAACAGTACCCTTCATTGCTGGTTTCCTATGAAACGATGCACCTGCAAATCTGCATGCTCGTGTTGATCGGAACGATTGTGATCAAGGTTGTCGGGATCAGCGTTTCGATTTTCGAGATACAACGGCAGCAATTTCGAGAAGAATCCGAAAAGGACGCTTTGACCGGCCTTCTCAATCAACGGGGCTTTCTCAGAACAGCATCAGTTCAGACTGAAAAGCACAGCTTACCAATCACGAATTATGCCCTTGTCCTGATGGAAATCGACGATCTGAGGTCTATCGAAAAGCGCTACGGCGCATCCATGATGGACGCTCTATTGAAATTGTTTGCCCAGATTTCCCGTTTTTCAACTCCTCAGGACGTCATTGCCGGTGTAGATCGAAATGGACAAATTGCGCTTTACCTTCCGCAATCGGATCAAACCGGGGCGAATTCCTATGCCCGCCGGATTTCAAAAACACTGATCACAAAAAGCCGCTCGGCATCCGGTTCGCAGGTTTCAACCACAATGAGCGCCGGCATTTTTGCCGGATCAAACGAAACACCGCTTCAAAGGGCATTGGAAATTGCAGGAAATTGTCTGCATCAGGCCCGCAAAAACGGTGGCAACAAAATCATAACCCATGAACCCGGCAATAGGGGTCAGCTGAAACACACAGACGCCGACATTCCTTTTGCCCGCCGGCTCAAAACCCCTGTTCAGAATCCCAGCTCTTAG